In Thunnus thynnus chromosome 17, fThuThy2.1, whole genome shotgun sequence, the genomic window CATACTGTGCTATCAGCAGCGGTGcaataaacatgttatttttagaGCTTCCCATAAATTTCAGAGCACTTTCATGACCTGGAAATGTTCTTCCTTCCTGGTTTGCTGTACTGtggggacaaaaaaaataatagaaaaaaaactgaatctgaTTTGGTGGCTGTGGGAGACGAGTTGTAAAATACTTTCAGTGATATTTCACTCAAGTGACCCCCAAACTGATAAATTCAACACACGTTTCTCTGTAGCATCTCCAGAATATGCATCAAACTCTCCACTTTGCCCTTTTTGGAGTAAAGAACAGATAATCCTGGAAACTGTGGAAACCTTTTTTAATAGGGATACGTGGATGATAAAGCCATTTGACCACTTATACTTGACATtttgctctaaaaaaaaaaagtacaacgTGACTAGAGGAATAATCTTTTTGCAAATTGCTCTCATTAACTCACACTACTACATATAAACCAGTTCAGGAGTACACATCTGGTTACTCAATGATTGATTGGTGGTATTGGGATACAAAATCTATTCATCATTACAAATCATTTCCAGGTTTGGgtgtggcagaaaaaaacaactaaagcctaacttttgattttaattaatCTCATTTATTATGATTATACTGTTTAACATTGTGGGTCATTAACACTGTATCTACATGGGTAATAAGActatataaagtataaatagAACTGTACAGATCTGTGGACATCGGTGGTTGATATAAATTGACACGTTTTCATTATCGGTTCATCTGCATATTTTTCTTGATTATCGTTTATTCtatataatgtttaaaaaaacagtcaagaaaaagctattaaaaatTTCTCAGAGGCTGTGGTGATGTTTTCAAtttgatattcagtttatcaccATGTATGACTGTGAAATGCAGCAAATCTTGAATAATTGGCATctttgattaatcaatgattGATAGGAAATTTTCTAGGTAAGGAATTTTACTCATTATGaagataaaaaatattacaagtTGGCAAAATATCTGTCTGCTCGTTTCTATAGTGTTGTATTGATTTGGTTTATACACCTCTTTGAAGCAAAGAAATTCTCATTTACAGTTTCACCTCATTTGTTACAGCTGTATGACAGATTTGAGTTTTTACACTGTTTTGGGAAAGCTGCCACGGACGGTATTTCTTAGTCGTTAAATAATTTCCCTCAGGTAACATACATGTAGCCTGTAGTAAGTTTACGGCTGCCAGGACAAGAGAGCCTTCTGTTACTAAATGAATGAACTCTATTGAGAGgtcatttttttcctaaatttTGGAGGTTACTGTTGTGGCTGCAGGGCaccttttttaatatttctgggctgcgttgatttttttttttttaatttttatgaatACTGTGCTGTGTAACACTCTTCATGTCAATTAATTTCAGACACAACAGCTGGGAGCCCCAAGAAAACATCCTTGACCCGAGACTGTTGGCTGCTTTCAACAAGAAGTGAGTGTCTTCATCAAAACACGCCGTTAGTGACACGCCTAATGACCCGTCTGTcttttaacattaaaatcaaCCTTGTAACACTCGAACATACATATGATTACAGACTTCAATTTTTTCTAGCCATTACCTTTTTTTACATTGCATCAAGAAGTAGAGAAACACCTGAAATctgaaacaaagcaaataagTTTGAAGTTAAAACACATTAGATCTAGTTATAAAAGGAGTGATGCCTCGCTTACGTGTTTAGTAAGATATACATACTTCTGTATTTCAGTTCTTGTTAAGAGTCGTGCCCTTGATTGCATCATATTCCCATCAATGTTGTAGTTAGTCATCTTGACTAAACCCTTCAAATTCAGTAACATCATTTCTCAGTTTAACAATcgttgaaatgtgtttttgtagagaACAAGAAAAGGAGCTTCTGTTGCGTAAGAGAGGGAAGAGACCGAGAGGACGACCACGAAAAATCCTTGTAAGTATAATTCAGACGGGAACACCTTTCTTTGTTGGCGTTGTGTTTTTTAGTTCACAATATtcactgttctttttttttttatttaggaaaATGTGCCTGAAGCTCCAAAGTCGAGCAGCTCCTCATctggatcatcatcatcatcctctgattcctcctcctcatgctcttcctcttcatcctcatcgGACGATGACGacgacgacaacaacaacagcagcagccacGTTAAACAAGCAAACCCGGGTGTCAGAACACGAGACCTTCATCCTGTCCCTCAGAAGAAAGCACAGATTGTTATGGCGAAACAGGAGCCCGCGAAGAAACGACGCAGAAAACCTCTGCCCCCTGAAGTGAAGGAATTTCAACAGAGCAAGGGCCCTCGCAAAATTCTCAAGACGTCCAAAGATACAGATCTTCCTGGAGCGATCAAGAAGCCCGTTCACCCGGCCAGCTTCACCTTCATGGGTTTCCACCGGGGCTCGGCCAGGGATACAGTGGGTGGTCAGAACAGGAGCTCTCTGGCCCAGGGAGGGGCTATTAAAAACTCCATGAGCTCTGTTGGATCTGGCAGGTCAGTCCAGccttcccccctctctctgaacAAATCCAGCCAAAGCAGGAATGTCACTGAGGGTAAACTGTCCATCTCCAGTATGAGCAGCGAGACAAGTCTGGATTTGAAAGCAGCTGCCAGTAAATCAAAAGGAGTTGCAGCGTTGAATTTGAATACATCCAAACACCCCATTCAAGGAACCACTCAGCATACACTAAGCTCCCCCAATGGACAAAAGAAACCTCAGACCCCCATGTCAACACTGCAGAGGATACCCAATACTAAAGCAGTGGCTTCCTTACCATCCAAGAACGCCTCCACCAATCAAGGTTCTGGCCTTCAGCCGCTCAACCTTCAGAACAAACGGGTGCAAAGCAAAGATGCTCCCGGAAACGGCACTACACCAGCATCAGGTCTGAGAAATGCAACAACCCCGGCAAGGAAAACTACTGTAACCCAAAATCAGGAGTATAAACCCGCCCAGAGTCCAGCTACCCCTGGAGGACTGCAGGCCAGGAAGAACCAGTCTGGAGCAGACAAAGTCAAAGAAACGACTGAAATCCAGACCTCAAGAGCCCAAAGCAGGCTGGAGAAGAGCGGTGTGCATAAATCCACCACAGAGGTCCAGAGCCAGCAAGAGAGGTCGGCCTCCAAAGACGGCAAGAAAGCCAAAATGAACGAAATGAGCACCGGCGAAGAGGAGAGCAGCTCGGATTCCGACCAGGACTCCTCCTACGCCGTTCAGGATCGCTCCGTGATGGTCCAAAACCAGGACTGGAAGCCCACACGCAGCCTGATAGAACACGTGTTCGTCACGGATGTCACTGCTAATCTAGTCACCGTCACAGTCAAAGAGTCACCCACCAGCGTCGGCTTCTTCAGCATCCGAAACTACTGACTGGACACTAGACAAAGCAAACTACACGGGCATTGAAGCATGCAGAGGGAATTTAAAGTTCCAAGCAAACTAGATAAAACTTTGGACGGGGAAAGCATCAGGAGACGGAGGTTAATTTGCTCTTCCAATTTCTTCCAGTAAAAGACCATTTTTAGCTAAAACAAAACctaaatggggggaaaaaaaggacagaCTGTTGGTTATTGATTATGGTAATTTATTTCCTTATGTCTACAAAATGTCCAAGAAAATGGCAGCGGAGGAAGGGCAAAGACTTTAAATCATAAAGCTTCAAGCCCACAGAGATGCAAGAGTTTGCAAAATGGTCTTTTCCTGATAATTGTGTGGTTGCAGTGGGTCCAAAATTACATAGTTACCGGAGTTCTTGAGAAAAATAGCTCAAGGTCAAGAACTTTGTTGAAGGGAATGCAGGGTGTCTGCAAAACCGATGcccttttcaaatgttttgagTCAGCAGCTGCCAGAAATTcaaagcatttttcttttaatctgaTTTAGCCCACTATGATAACCACTGGATGTAGGTTGGTTAATCTATGcgaaaaaatatgaatgttcATTTCCGTACATTCATCCATATCTCCTGTTTCTCTGCTTTGTTATAATAACGTACACTGCAGATAAAAGACGAAATGAAGAAATTACGAAAGGGTCAGCATGACCGGGAGGGTTAGCTTCTTTTAATGGCTAGCAGATATTTAGTTcataatgtgtcagtgttgtgaaTCCATATCAATCAATAGGTAAtgaaaaacaccttttttaATTCTTAGTAGTATTGAGTCAAtagttatgtttatttttgtaatgtttcatAAATTAGCTACCTCTGTTTTACTCAACATTTGCTGCATTATGTATATTCATTTCTTTTGGGATAGGAGAACCTTTCCCTCCAGGGTATACTATCATTTTGTCCAtatataattgtttttattatatagcTCTAAATGTACTGGACTCTcatgttgtatttgtgttaGTACCGGCGACCAGTTTGAGCAGCAGACAACAGCTTTATTTCTGTGTAATGAAAAGCTTGCGGTGTTGAACTGTGTGTGCACCATTATCGGGCTCAAAAAGAAGTTTCATAGCACAGTGCAGCCGGTTTATCAGTGCAGTTTTTTTCCAAATGGGTTGAAGCATGTGGGGAGTCAAGATACAGTATCTCTGTTCCTCCCCGGCGCTCAGATAAGACTCGGGTCCTGGCTGAGGTTTGCTCTTCTGCCTTCTTCGCTTCAGTTTCCACTTTGACAGGGTATTCACCAGCAACTTTAATCATCTCGGACTTGTAATTAACACGGGACAGAAATCAGAGAATAAGTGCTCGTGTTGAAAGGGCAGGACGATCGTGGACGGTTTCACCTGACGAGGTTCTTCCCCCTCCTGAGACCGCTGAAGGCAACTGCTTTGAAAGCGTCGAGGGGAGCGGCTGGGTGTGGAAGAAAACCCCGACAATAAACGGCTCGGCATTGTTTGTTGCTGACCACAAAACTCCAGATTTCATTGTGTCTGTAGCTACTGGTTTTCAAAATGTCTAGTACTGAAATGCcagggtttttttgtcttttttttttaacttgcaGCTGCAGACGTCTCATTTCACTTGCCTGCATGGGTTCAGGAGCTGCAGGCCTGGCCtcccagagaaaaaaaaaaaaaagtctttatcTGATGTAACGGAAAAGAAACCACAACAATGTGTGCTACTTTCTGCTCCCTTGAGAGGAGTTCAGCAACAAAGCACTTCGACTGAACTCTTCTGTCTAATCCTGCTCTGCAGACTGTGCCTTTCTTTCTGTCAAAGACTAAACACAAAGGCATTACCCCAAAGATAGCTAGAATTTCAGGTTGTTCAATAAGGAGTACCCCTAGAGCATAGGATGGAGACTGtgccattttattttcttgtctgtattgttttggggggaaatgtatgaaatggACAAATATTTGATGCCTTATTGAAACAGTAAGAGGGGTTTAGATTCACGTAATAGAGGTAGTTTCCATTCAGgatcagcagaaaaacaaaaggagtgTATTCTCATATCACATGTGTTACAGGTGCACATCATTTAGTGTCTTTTTCCAATATATCTCAGGATatactgttaatgtttttacacatttctaggctcatttaaaatgtcacttctCACTACCGTGTAATAGGCTATGGGGTAATGCAAAGTGttcatatgaaaatgttttgtaattctTGTaatttgggagaaaaaaaaaatgttttcagttgtgattattcttttttttttttttttttttttttttttttttagatctacTAACCATCTCAGTGGAATGTTGTTCTCTTTTCAACctatttatttcaaattaaagAGCCTTTCAGGGTAGGACAGTGTCATCAATACTTGTATCGTGCCACTCGTCAAATTGACTAATAAATGGTACAACCTTAACTCTGATTTGggactcttttttttgttgttgtacatACTATTTACAATTTAAGTTGCCCTGTGGAGATTTTGACCTCTTGTGACGCGATACGCATTCCTGCCAATGGTTTCGCACTATTCCACTAATCTACAGATGGCCGTAATGTGTCAAGAAACACAGGAATGTGTCAGCAAAAgcagtaaagaagaagaatgcaAGGTAGTAAACGTGggtgtaaacaatgcaggatttaaaatatgtaaaaatagcCTACGTTCTGGTGAGTTATACTCAAGGTAA contains:
- the cbx2 gene encoding chromobox protein homolog 2, with translation MEELSAVGEQVFDAECILNKRLRKGKLEFLVKWRGWSSKHNSWEPQENILDPRLLAAFNKKEQEKELLLRKRGKRPRGRPRKILENVPEAPKSSSSSSGSSSSSSDSSSSCSSSSSSSDDDDDDNNNSSSHVKQANPGVRTRDLHPVPQKKAQIVMAKQEPAKKRRRKPLPPEVKEFQQSKGPRKILKTSKDTDLPGAIKKPVHPASFTFMGFHRGSARDTVGGQNRSSLAQGGAIKNSMSSVGSGRSVQPSPLSLNKSSQSRNVTEGKLSISSMSSETSLDLKAAASKSKGVAALNLNTSKHPIQGTTQHTLSSPNGQKKPQTPMSTLQRIPNTKAVASLPSKNASTNQGSGLQPLNLQNKRVQSKDAPGNGTTPASGLRNATTPARKTTVTQNQEYKPAQSPATPGGLQARKNQSGADKVKETTEIQTSRAQSRLEKSGVHKSTTEVQSQQERSASKDGKKAKMNEMSTGEEESSSDSDQDSSYAVQDRSVMVQNQDWKPTRSLIEHVFVTDVTANLVTVTVKESPTSVGFFSIRNY